One segment of Anaerolineae bacterium DNA contains the following:
- a CDS encoding RNA methyltransferase, with protein sequence MAEALAWRTRYVTIALEDIYQPQNASATLRTCDALGVQDVYIIENWNPYRVNPDVALGAHKWVTLYRFRDPRRDEQSLQALREMPEEFPATAAAMEALRQRGYRLVATSPHVQAWGLEDIPFDRPLAFLYGNEREGLSPYALEHADAYLRLPMYGFVESYNISVSVAITLAYVVEKLHRLEVPWRLSETERDELLLTWYRHTIDRAERLEQAFLRGQAGQRNKNTPT encoded by the coding sequence ATGGCCGAAGCCCTGGCCTGGCGCACGCGTTATGTCACCATCGCCCTGGAAGACATTTACCAGCCGCAAAACGCCAGCGCCACGCTGCGCACCTGCGACGCCCTGGGCGTGCAGGATGTGTACATCATCGAGAACTGGAACCCTTACCGCGTGAACCCTGATGTGGCCCTGGGGGCGCACAAGTGGGTCACCCTGTACCGTTTCCGCGACCCACGACGCGACGAGCAAAGCCTGCAGGCCCTGCGGGAGATGCCGGAGGAGTTCCCCGCCACGGCGGCCGCCATGGAAGCGTTGCGCCAGAGGGGGTATCGCCTGGTGGCCACTTCACCCCATGTGCAGGCCTGGGGCCTGGAGGATATCCCTTTCGACCGCCCGCTGGCCTTCCTCTATGGCAACGAACGCGAAGGACTCAGCCCCTACGCCCTGGAGCACGCCGACGCCTACCTGCGCCTGCCCATGTACGGCTTCGTGGAAAGTTACAACATCTCGGTCAGCGTGGCCATCACCCTGGCCTATGTGGTGGAGAAGCTGCACCGGCTGGAGGTGCCCTGGCGGTTGAGCGAGACGGAGCGCGACGAACTGCTCCTGACCTGGTATCGCCACACTATCGACCGGGCGGAGCGGCTGGAGCAGGCCTTTCTGCGTGGGCAAGCAGGGCAGAGAAACAAAAACACCCCGACTTGA
- a CDS encoding 30S ribosomal protein THX, whose product MGKGDRRTRRGKIWRGSYGKSRPKKKKKVKKQQASA is encoded by the coding sequence ATGGGTAAAGGCGACCGCCGCACCCGCCGCGGCAAGATTTGGCGCGGCTCGTATGGCAAGTCTCGACCCAAGAAGAAGAAAAAGGTGAAGAAGCAGCAAGCCTCCGCCTGA
- a CDS encoding DUF4870 domain-containing protein translates to MGVQQPSPEVPRLSPQEERNLSMVAHLSVLLHLALPLLALAVPAVLYFAYRERSKEVAFHSLQALLFQALTVVAGGALAALFWGLTGALLSLLIGLLCVPFALFFSALPVVAVVYGIIGALEVYQGRPFHYPFAAACAENLLA, encoded by the coding sequence ATGGGTGTGCAGCAGCCTTCCCCCGAGGTGCCGCGGCTCAGTCCGCAGGAGGAGCGCAACCTGAGCATGGTGGCTCACCTGAGCGTGTTGCTTCACCTGGCCCTGCCGTTGCTGGCGCTTGCCGTCCCCGCGGTGCTCTACTTCGCCTATCGGGAGCGCTCCAAAGAAGTGGCCTTCCACAGTCTGCAGGCCTTGCTGTTTCAGGCGCTGACCGTGGTGGCGGGCGGCGCGCTGGCCGCGTTGTTTTGGGGCCTCACCGGCGCGTTGTTGAGCCTGCTCATCGGCCTGCTCTGCGTGCCCTTTGCCCTGTTCTTTTCCGCGTTGCCGGTGGTGGCCGTGGTGTACGGTATCATCGGGGCGCTGGAGGTGTACCAGGGGCGGCCTTTCCACTATCCCTTTGCCGCGGCATGCGCCGAGAACCTGCTGGCGTAA
- a CDS encoding DUF47 family protein encodes MGLFRRKKKPNRFLELLMQQASLTVEGMEMLRRYVREPSVELAERLRRIEKEADEVRRILIDELNRTFVTPFDREDIFALSLTVDDVLDYAYTTVDEMEIFDAQPNEYIRRMVDLLADAATEILRGIERLDGHPNVANEHAVRAKALENRVEGVYREALADLFVAPKTLDDVMNILKLREIYRHLSNAADRGDEAANVIGDIVVKWL; translated from the coding sequence ATGGGACTGTTTCGGCGCAAGAAGAAACCCAACCGCTTTCTGGAACTGCTCATGCAACAGGCCAGTCTGACGGTCGAGGGCATGGAAATGCTGCGGCGTTATGTGCGGGAACCCAGCGTGGAGTTGGCCGAGAGGTTGCGCCGCATCGAAAAAGAAGCCGACGAGGTGCGCCGCATCCTTATTGACGAACTCAACCGCACTTTCGTCACCCCCTTCGACCGGGAGGATATCTTCGCCCTTTCCCTCACCGTGGACGATGTACTGGATTATGCCTACACCACGGTGGACGAAATGGAGATCTTCGACGCCCAGCCTAACGAATACATCCGAAGGATGGTGGACCTGCTGGCCGACGCGGCTACCGAGATTCTCCGCGGCATCGAGCGCCTGGACGGCCACCCTAATGTGGCCAACGAGCACGCGGTGCGGGCCAAAGCCCTGGAAAACCGCGTGGAAGGGGTATACCGGGAGGCGTTGGCCGACCTCTTCGTCGCCCCCAAGACCTTGGACGATGTGATGAACATCCTCAAACTACGGGAGATTTACCGTCACCTGTCCAACGCCGCGGACCGGGGCGATGAGGCGGCCAATGTCATTGGCGACATCGTGGTCAAATGGTTGTAA
- the tilS gene encoding tRNA lysidine(34) synthetase TilS, protein MLAQVERFAREVCGLRPDEPVVVAVSGGPDSLCLLDVLHRLGYPLVVAHFHHGLRPEAEQEMAVVEAEARRRGLPFFFKRGDVRAVSGRSLEDAARHLRYTFLFRVARSTQAQAIATGHTLNDQAETLLLHLIHGSGSTGIRGMQPRTLTPWSEHIPLVRPLLQVTRHETVAYCREHGLPTQEDPTNRDPAYTPRNFLRWEVLPRLTYINPRAAEALARAADILAAEDAYLESQLDRWWAQYARGAGEAIRLDRAALLALPLALQRRALRRAGQGRADFAAVERALALARRPGGPPHPWFGGLALWVEREALWIAPQEAPPAADAPQVRRETALAPGETIPLEGEWVLQASEALPADAAQEAWKVRRLTVWEIWLDAERVTWPLRVTTPRPGLRMAPLGMGGHTRKVSDLLGEAGVPWRLRARWPVVISEEDVVWLPGVRLSHTVRVTAATRQVVRLSIQREKGTLNAGRHHLA, encoded by the coding sequence ATGCTGGCCCAGGTGGAACGGTTCGCCCGAGAAGTATGCGGTTTACGGCCCGACGAGCCGGTCGTGGTGGCCGTCTCCGGCGGGCCGGACAGCCTCTGCCTGCTGGATGTGCTTCACCGCCTGGGTTATCCCCTGGTGGTGGCCCATTTCCATCATGGTCTGCGGCCCGAAGCGGAGCAGGAGATGGCCGTGGTGGAGGCCGAAGCGCGGCGGCGAGGGCTGCCTTTTTTCTTCAAGCGAGGCGATGTGCGGGCGGTGAGCGGGCGCTCGCTGGAAGACGCCGCGCGGCACCTGCGTTACACCTTTCTTTTTCGCGTAGCCAGATCCACACAAGCCCAAGCCATCGCCACTGGTCACACCCTCAACGACCAAGCTGAAACCCTCCTACTCCACCTCATCCACGGCAGCGGCAGCACAGGCATCCGAGGAATGCAACCCCGCACCCTCACGCCCTGGAGCGAACACATCCCTTTGGTGCGACCCTTGCTCCAGGTGACCCGCCACGAGACGGTGGCCTACTGCCGGGAACACGGTTTACCTACCCAAGAGGACCCCACTAACCGCGACCCGGCCTACACCCCGCGCAACTTCCTCCGTTGGGAGGTGTTGCCCCGCTTGACTTACATCAACCCGCGCGCGGCAGAGGCGCTGGCGCGCGCAGCGGACATCCTGGCCGCCGAAGACGCCTACCTGGAAAGTCAACTCGACCGCTGGTGGGCGCAATACGCCCGCGGAGCAGGGGAGGCCATCCGGCTGGACCGCGCGGCTTTACTGGCCCTCCCGCTGGCGCTGCAACGCCGCGCCCTGCGACGAGCCGGCCAGGGGCGGGCCGACTTCGCCGCTGTGGAGCGCGCGCTGGCCTTGGCCCGGCGTCCCGGTGGCCCACCGCACCCCTGGTTCGGAGGGCTGGCCCTCTGGGTGGAGCGGGAGGCTCTGTGGATCGCGCCCCAGGAGGCCCCGCCTGCAGCCGACGCCCCCCAGGTACGCCGGGAGACCGCGCTGGCCCCCGGCGAAACGATCCCCCTGGAGGGCGAATGGGTCTTGCAAGCGTCGGAGGCCTTGCCTGCAGACGCCGCACAGGAAGCCTGGAAGGTGCGCCGCCTCACGGTGTGGGAGATCTGGCTGGACGCGGAGCGGGTGACCTGGCCCCTGAGGGTGACCACGCCCCGCCCGGGCCTGCGCATGGCCCCTTTGGGCATGGGTGGCCATACGCGCAAGGTGAGCGACCTGCTCGGCGAGGCCGGCGTCCCTTGGCGGCTGCGGGCCCGCTGGCCGGTGGTCATCTCGGAGGAGGACGTGGTCTGGCTCCCCGGCGTGCGGCTCTCCCACACGGTGCGCGTCACCGCAGCCACCCGTCAGGTGGTGCGGTTGTCCATACAGCGCGAAAAAGGGACCCTGAACGCAGGAAGACATCATCTCGCTTGA
- a CDS encoding SOS response-associated peptidase, protein MWTVYFDAERRTTASRFPPVQCACDHPATLQRCLILADGFYEWPQKKGPTPRLPWRFTLSDGRPFAFAGLWETWLSSDGSEVPTCTIITVPANEVVAAVHPRMPAILRPEDYAAWLRPDEAQPQDLQPLLRPYPAEAMRGYPVSPQVNNPQVDDPACIAPYQTLQGRLF, encoded by the coding sequence GTGTGGACGGTTTACTTTGACGCTGAACGGCGAACAACTGCAAGCCGCTTTCCCCCAGTTCAATGTGCCTGCGATCATCCAGCCACGTTACAACGTTGCCTCATCCTGGCCGACGGGTTCTACGAGTGGCCCCAGAAGAAAGGCCCGACGCCCAGGCTCCCCTGGCGCTTCACCCTAAGCGACGGACGGCCTTTCGCCTTCGCCGGGCTGTGGGAGACCTGGCTCTCTTCCGACGGCTCGGAGGTGCCCACCTGCACCATCATCACCGTCCCGGCCAACGAGGTCGTGGCGGCAGTGCATCCCCGCATGCCCGCCATCCTGCGCCCTGAGGATTACGCCGCCTGGTTGCGGCCTGACGAAGCGCAGCCTCAGGACCTGCAGCCCCTGCTACGCCCCTATCCCGCCGAAGCCATGCGCGGTTACCCCGTCTCGCCGCAGGTGAACAACCCCCAGGTGGACGACCCCGCCTGTATCGCGCCCTACCAGACACTCCAGGGGAGGCTTTTCTGA
- a CDS encoding proline dehydrogenase encodes MLRALLIYLSRAPWAQRLVTRWPLAWRVASRFVAGDRLEDALRVIKTFNAQGIFVTLDHLGEATTNPQEATNATQAILDMLDAIHHERVQANASIKLTQIGLALDREMCTGNLRTILRKAKGYGIMVRIDMEDSPWVDATLELYEQMLAEGLDNVGVVIQSYLYRSEQDVRRLMQRATRVRLVKGAYKEPPEIAYPRKRDVDANFDRLTRMLIEGALAHDAPEVSEDGRVPPIPAIASHDENRIAYAIEAAKALGLPKRAIEFQILYGIRRDLQRRLAAEGYPVRIYVPYGTEWYPYFMRRLAERPANLWFFVSNLFRK; translated from the coding sequence ATGTTGCGCGCTTTGCTCATCTACCTTTCCCGCGCCCCTTGGGCGCAACGCCTGGTGACCCGCTGGCCGCTGGCCTGGCGGGTGGCCTCCCGGTTCGTCGCCGGTGATCGGTTGGAAGATGCCCTGCGCGTGATTAAAACCTTCAATGCTCAGGGCATTTTTGTTACCCTTGACCATCTGGGGGAGGCGACGACCAACCCCCAGGAAGCCACCAACGCCACCCAGGCCATCCTGGACATGCTTGATGCCATCCACCATGAGAGGGTGCAGGCCAATGCCTCCATCAAACTTACCCAGATTGGCCTGGCGCTGGACCGGGAGATGTGCACCGGGAATCTGCGAACGATTTTGCGCAAGGCCAAAGGGTACGGCATCATGGTGCGCATCGACATGGAGGACTCCCCCTGGGTGGATGCCACGCTGGAACTCTACGAGCAGATGCTGGCCGAGGGGCTGGATAATGTGGGGGTGGTGATCCAGTCTTATCTCTACCGCAGCGAGCAGGATGTGCGCCGGCTGATGCAACGCGCCACTCGGGTGCGCCTGGTCAAAGGGGCCTACAAGGAGCCGCCGGAGATTGCCTACCCCAGGAAGCGGGATGTGGATGCCAACTTCGACCGCCTGACCCGCATGCTCATTGAGGGTGCCCTGGCGCATGACGCGCCGGAAGTCTCCGAGGATGGCCGCGTGCCGCCCATCCCGGCCATCGCCTCGCATGATGAAAACCGGATCGCCTATGCCATCGAAGCCGCCAAAGCGCTGGGGTTGCCCAAACGGGCTATCGAGTTCCAGATACTCTACGGCATCCGTCGAGACCTGCAACGGCGACTGGCCGCCGAGGGATACCCGGTGCGCATCTATGTCCCCTACGGCACCGAATGGTACCCTTACTTCATGCGGCGTCTGGCTGAGCGCCCGGCTAACCTCTGGTTCTTTGTGAGCAACCTGTTTCGAAAATAA
- the udk gene encoding uridine kinase — MPAQTPIVIGIAGGTGSGKTTVAQEILRRVGPDKIAYLPHDAYYKDHSHLSPEERALVNYDHPDSLETSLLVTHIQALKRGQTIERPVYDFTSHSRTKQTVRVEPRPIILVEGILIFVEPELRELFDVKIFVDTDADIRFIRRLRRDIQERGRTVESVIEQYLHTVRPMHLEFVEPSKRYADVIIPEGGFNEVALDMVIARIHHLLAA, encoded by the coding sequence ATGCCTGCCCAGACCCCCATCGTCATCGGGATCGCCGGGGGCACCGGATCGGGGAAAACCACGGTGGCCCAGGAAATTTTGCGCCGGGTCGGACCCGATAAAATCGCCTACCTCCCCCACGACGCGTACTACAAAGACCACAGTCACCTCTCCCCCGAGGAACGGGCGCTGGTCAACTACGACCATCCCGACTCGCTAGAAACCTCCCTGCTCGTCACCCACATTCAGGCGCTCAAACGGGGCCAGACCATCGAGCGACCGGTATACGATTTCACCTCCCACAGCCGCACCAAACAGACCGTGCGGGTGGAACCGCGCCCCATTATCCTCGTGGAAGGCATCCTCATCTTCGTCGAGCCCGAACTGCGCGAACTTTTCGATGTGAAAATCTTCGTTGACACCGATGCCGACATCCGTTTCATCCGGCGGCTGCGGCGGGACATTCAGGAGCGCGGTCGCACGGTGGAATCAGTCATCGAGCAGTACCTGCACACGGTACGGCCTATGCACCTGGAATTCGTCGAGCCCTCCAAACGGTACGCCGATGTCATCATCCCCGAAGGCGGGTTCAACGAAGTGGCCCTGGACATGGTCATCGCCCGGATTCACCACTTGCTCGCGGCCTGA
- a CDS encoding M20/M25/M40 family metallo-hydrolase, whose translation MQAVDTYLETHLDESLDELSHLCAQPSISAQGIGLEETTEMVAGMLRRRGFRVDIFATEGAPVVFAEREGRRRDRTLLFYNHYDVQPPEPLELWETPPFEPTLRDGKLYARGVSDDKGHLVARLFAIDALLAADGELPCNVKFVIEGEEETSSLHLHDFIQEHREMLAADACIWEFGGVDYRDVPMEYLGMRGICYVELSVETAATDVHSGLGGSIFPNAAWRLVWALNTLKGPDERIRLPGFYDKVRPPSPRDLELLAQLPDVAEEYRQRYGVREFLKGLTGGVALRQAEVFEPTCTICGLTSGYQGPGSKTVLPARAVAKVDFRLVPDQMPEDVLRQLREHLDAHGFEDVQIAYLGGEPPVKTDPDHPFVNLVVQTAEPVYGVPMQKVPMVGGSGPGYAFAHYLGVPIATAGLGYPGSNTHAPNENIRVDLYLKHARHMARVLAGFATIDFA comes from the coding sequence ATGCAAGCCGTAGACACCTATCTGGAAACCCATCTGGACGAAAGCCTGGACGAACTCAGCCATCTGTGCGCTCAGCCCAGCATCTCGGCGCAAGGCATAGGTCTGGAGGAAACCACCGAAATGGTGGCCGGGATGCTCCGTCGGCGCGGCTTCCGCGTGGACATTTTCGCCACTGAGGGCGCACCGGTAGTCTTCGCCGAGCGCGAGGGGCGCCGCCGTGACCGCACCCTGCTCTTTTACAATCACTACGATGTGCAGCCCCCCGAACCGCTGGAACTGTGGGAGACGCCCCCCTTCGAGCCGACCTTGCGCGACGGCAAACTCTACGCCCGGGGCGTGAGCGACGACAAGGGGCACCTGGTAGCCCGCCTGTTCGCCATCGACGCCCTGCTGGCCGCTGATGGCGAGTTGCCTTGCAATGTCAAGTTCGTCATCGAGGGCGAGGAGGAGACCAGCAGCCTGCACCTGCACGATTTCATCCAGGAGCATCGGGAGATGCTGGCCGCCGACGCCTGCATTTGGGAGTTCGGCGGCGTGGATTACCGCGATGTGCCCATGGAGTACCTGGGCATGCGCGGCATCTGCTATGTGGAACTGAGCGTGGAGACGGCAGCCACCGATGTCCACTCCGGGCTGGGCGGCTCCATCTTTCCCAACGCCGCCTGGCGATTGGTGTGGGCGCTGAATACCCTCAAAGGCCCGGACGAGCGTATCCGTCTGCCCGGTTTCTACGACAAGGTGCGCCCACCGTCGCCGCGCGACCTGGAATTGCTGGCCCAGTTGCCCGATGTGGCCGAGGAGTACCGCCAGCGTTACGGGGTGCGCGAGTTCCTGAAGGGGCTGACCGGAGGCGTGGCTCTGCGTCAGGCCGAGGTCTTTGAGCCTACCTGCACTATCTGCGGCCTGACCAGCGGGTACCAGGGGCCGGGCAGCAAGACCGTGCTTCCCGCCCGCGCCGTGGCCAAGGTGGACTTCCGCCTGGTGCCCGACCAGATGCCCGAGGATGTGCTTCGACAACTGCGGGAGCACCTGGACGCCCACGGCTTCGAAGATGTCCAGATCGCCTACCTGGGCGGTGAGCCACCGGTGAAGACCGATCCCGATCACCCCTTTGTGAACCTGGTGGTGCAAACCGCCGAGCCGGTGTACGGCGTGCCTATGCAAAAGGTGCCCATGGTGGGTGGCTCAGGCCCGGGCTATGCCTTTGCCCACTATCTGGGCGTGCCCATCGCCACAGCCGGCCTGGGCTACCCGGGCAGCAACACCCACGCGCCCAACGAAAACATCCGCGTTGACCTTTACCTAAAACACGCCCGTCATATGGCGCGCGTGCTGGCTGGCTTTGCGACCATCGATTTCGCATGA
- a CDS encoding GAF domain-containing protein → MKQWRSPPPQFRFWQDLALQLLVAYLVFMLPFLMAAVSADRLARERLQADVQAADLSLARAIAQETNITLGTILQAVQTLGKQPAVRDAVQPGMAEAFANFYLARPEASLIYRLDSQGEMRYHYPEGPGSTVGVNFAFRPYFQRARRSELPFLSLGRISPTTQEPVATAVMPLRNHDAFLGLVGVNIRLESLSWTLARIAEGHRLEEGFQVLIVDNGGQIIAHSEPGHLLQSFYLQMPHLVEAVLARQEGSLVYTGPDGVERLYSYVPIPSAGWGVVVSRTTASAFATTQAFHQGVVLGIAAFALLGALFWLTLTYLLLRPLEALARYSRQIGQSLPEKAASFAMVTGLAMRNDQIGHLARTLQRLEQDIRQRLSELHTLLETSAAVVSSLDLPTVLERILAEVERLLGIEKCAILVWDEKEGHFVARASRGLSPSYAARLVVSPDHPGSPTMRAMRTGHPVYITDTERDPSFVHLLPRARAEGYRALVVMPLKTQHAPPAALVAYYPEPHEFTEQELSILSSFANHAAMAIENAALYARSDMRLREQTHRLEALIQSLNEGLILEDLEGRVLYANRRITLVSELAHEDLLGTPVAQVVTRITRRATEPEKAQACLLSLLETHQEGACELSLRLGGHIEHYRVQVFQVTDLQGHFIGRGLIWQDVTADREVDRMKSSLISTVSHELRTPLASIKGYATSLLADDVQWDPETQREFLQHISEETDRLSQLINDLLDLSRIEGGALKVDRKPTDLLALVRRASHLVPDLKPERLIVEAPDDLLPVPVDARRIEVALRNLLENAVKYSLHPEDPITVSIQRQEDRVIVRVIDQGPGIPAEHAPHIFDSFYRAEPRANGSRSGVGLGLAIARGFIEAHGGRIWLEPRAQGTCIAFSLPLEVNDHGPTQ, encoded by the coding sequence ATGAAGCAATGGCGCTCACCCCCACCCCAATTTCGCTTCTGGCAAGACCTGGCCCTCCAACTCCTAGTGGCCTATCTGGTCTTCATGCTGCCTTTTCTCATGGCCGCCGTGAGCGCCGATCGTCTGGCCCGTGAACGCCTGCAGGCCGATGTCCAGGCCGCCGACCTCTCCCTGGCCCGCGCCATCGCCCAGGAAACGAACATCACCCTGGGTACCATTCTGCAGGCCGTGCAGACCCTGGGCAAGCAGCCCGCCGTGCGCGACGCCGTGCAGCCGGGCATGGCCGAGGCCTTCGCAAACTTTTACCTCGCCCGCCCCGAGGCTAGCCTGATTTACCGGTTGGACAGCCAGGGCGAGATGCGCTACCATTATCCCGAAGGGCCCGGCTCGACCGTGGGGGTGAACTTCGCCTTCCGTCCCTATTTTCAACGCGCCCGCCGCTCCGAGTTGCCTTTCCTCTCTTTGGGGCGCATCTCCCCCACCACCCAGGAGCCCGTGGCCACCGCCGTCATGCCCCTGCGCAACCATGACGCCTTCCTCGGGCTGGTGGGCGTCAACATCCGCCTGGAATCCCTGAGTTGGACCCTGGCCCGCATCGCCGAAGGACATCGGCTGGAAGAGGGCTTTCAGGTGCTCATCGTGGACAACGGGGGGCAAATCATTGCCCATTCCGAGCCCGGCCACCTGTTGCAGAGTTTCTACCTGCAAATGCCCCATCTTGTGGAGGCTGTGCTTGCCCGCCAAGAGGGCTCGCTGGTCTACACCGGTCCCGACGGCGTCGAGCGCCTGTACAGTTATGTGCCCATCCCCAGCGCAGGATGGGGGGTGGTGGTCTCCCGCACCACGGCCAGCGCCTTTGCCACCACGCAGGCTTTCCACCAGGGCGTGGTGCTGGGCATCGCTGCCTTTGCTCTGCTGGGCGCGTTGTTCTGGCTCACGCTGACCTATTTGCTCCTGCGTCCTCTGGAAGCCTTGGCTCGATACAGCCGTCAAATCGGGCAATCGCTCCCGGAAAAGGCAGCGTCTTTTGCGATGGTGACTGGGTTGGCTATGCGCAACGACCAGATCGGCCACCTGGCCCGCACGCTTCAGCGCCTGGAACAGGACATCCGCCAGCGCCTTTCGGAACTCCACACCCTCCTGGAAACCAGCGCGGCGGTCGTCTCTTCCCTGGACCTGCCCACGGTGCTGGAGCGAATCCTGGCCGAGGTGGAGCGGCTCTTGGGCATTGAGAAATGCGCCATCCTGGTCTGGGACGAAAAAGAAGGCCACTTCGTCGCCCGCGCCAGCCGGGGGCTCTCCCCAAGTTACGCCGCTCGTCTGGTCGTTTCCCCCGACCACCCCGGCTCGCCCACCATGCGCGCCATGCGCACGGGCCATCCGGTGTACATTACCGACACGGAACGAGACCCCTCATTCGTGCATCTCCTCCCCCGCGCCCGCGCCGAGGGGTACCGGGCCCTGGTGGTCATGCCCCTGAAAACCCAACACGCCCCCCCGGCCGCTCTGGTGGCCTACTATCCTGAGCCACACGAGTTCACCGAGCAAGAACTGTCCATCCTTTCCTCCTTTGCCAACCACGCGGCCATGGCCATCGAAAACGCCGCCCTCTACGCCCGCTCCGATATGCGCCTGCGGGAGCAAACGCACCGGCTGGAGGCCCTGATTCAGTCCCTCAACGAGGGCCTCATTTTGGAGGACTTGGAAGGCCGGGTGCTTTATGCCAACCGCCGCATCACCCTTGTGAGTGAACTGGCCCACGAAGACCTGTTGGGCACCCCCGTAGCCCAGGTGGTGACGCGCATCACCCGGCGGGCCACCGAGCCGGAAAAAGCCCAGGCGTGCCTGCTCTCCTTGCTCGAAACGCATCAGGAAGGCGCCTGCGAACTCTCCTTGCGCCTGGGCGGCCACATCGAACACTATCGCGTTCAGGTGTTCCAGGTCACCGATTTGCAAGGGCACTTCATCGGACGCGGGCTGATCTGGCAAGATGTCACCGCCGATCGGGAAGTGGATCGCATGAAGTCCAGCCTGATTTCCACCGTCTCCCACGAACTGCGCACCCCGCTGGCGTCGATCAAGGGGTACGCCACCTCCCTGCTGGCCGACGATGTCCAATGGGACCCGGAAACCCAGCGCGAATTCCTGCAGCACATCTCCGAGGAGACCGATCGGCTGTCCCAACTCATCAACGACCTGCTCGACCTCTCACGCATCGAAGGCGGCGCCCTGAAAGTCGACCGCAAACCCACGGACCTGCTGGCCCTGGTGCGACGGGCCAGCCACCTGGTGCCCGACCTGAAGCCCGAAAGGCTGATTGTGGAAGCCCCTGATGATCTGCTCCCCGTCCCCGTGGACGCCCGGCGCATCGAAGTAGCCCTGCGCAACCTGCTGGAAAACGCGGTCAAATACAGCCTGCATCCCGAGGACCCCATCACCGTCAGCATCCAACGGCAGGAGGATCGGGTCATCGTCCGCGTCATCGACCAGGGGCCGGGCATACCGGCCGAACACGCCCCCCACATTTTCGATAGTTTCTATCGCGCCGAACCGCGGGCCAACGGCTCGCGCTCCGGCGTGGGTCTGGGGCTGGCCATCGCCCGCGGCTTCATCGAAGCCCACGGCGGGCGCATCTGGCTGGAGCCCCGTGCGCAGGGCACCTGCATCGCCTTCTCGCTCCCCCTGGAGGTGAACGACCATGGCCCTACCCAGTAA